A stretch of the Archangium violaceum genome encodes the following:
- the tssC gene encoding type VI secretion system contractile sheath large subunit, which produces MADDTTQMASAEKQAPVEEPAPGLLARLIEKGRLARDENQQPRARELVGEFVAQALSTEATADVDVLALLNRRITEIDGLLSAQLDEVLHAEPFQRLEASWRGLRMLVFDSETGTNLKLRVLHATKNELRNDMERAPEFDQSNLFKKVYEEEYGTFGGQPYGVLIGDYEFGRAPQDVAMLESISRVAAAAHAPFISAASPSLFDMDSFTDLGAPRDLARLFESTELIRWRSFRESEDSRYVALVLPHVLLREPYGPDTVPVEGINYTENVDGRDHHKYLWGNAAYAMAQRITQAFSLYQWCANIRGVESGGIVQGLPTYTFRTDEGDIAQKCPTEVAITDRREKELSDLGFIALCHCKGTDYAAFFGSRTANKPRRYDTPEANANAELSAQLPYLMATSRFAHYLKVIMRDKIGGFSSSQEISTFLNRWISNYVQINDNASFSIKARQPLREARVDVTDIPGRPGSYRAVVFLRPHFQLNELTASIRLVADLPTPAA; this is translated from the coding sequence ATGGCTGACGACACGACGCAGATGGCATCCGCCGAGAAGCAGGCCCCCGTGGAGGAACCGGCCCCGGGACTGCTGGCACGACTCATCGAGAAGGGCAGGCTGGCGCGCGACGAGAACCAACAGCCTCGCGCCCGGGAGCTGGTGGGCGAGTTCGTGGCCCAGGCGCTCTCCACGGAGGCAACCGCCGATGTGGACGTGCTGGCCCTCCTCAACCGGCGCATCACCGAGATCGACGGGTTGCTGAGCGCTCAGCTCGACGAGGTGCTGCACGCCGAGCCCTTCCAGCGGCTGGAAGCCTCCTGGCGGGGACTGCGCATGCTGGTGTTCGACTCGGAGACGGGGACGAACCTGAAGCTGCGCGTGCTGCACGCCACCAAGAACGAGCTGCGCAACGACATGGAGCGGGCACCCGAGTTCGACCAGAGCAACCTCTTCAAGAAGGTCTACGAGGAGGAGTACGGCACCTTCGGTGGCCAGCCCTATGGTGTGCTCATCGGCGACTACGAGTTCGGCCGAGCACCGCAGGACGTGGCGATGTTGGAGTCCATCTCCCGGGTGGCCGCCGCCGCCCACGCTCCCTTCATCTCCGCGGCAAGCCCCTCCCTGTTCGACATGGACAGCTTCACCGACCTCGGCGCCCCGAGGGACCTGGCACGCCTGTTCGAGAGCACCGAGCTCATCCGCTGGCGCAGCTTCCGGGAGTCGGAGGACTCTCGCTACGTGGCGCTGGTGCTGCCGCACGTCCTGCTGCGGGAGCCCTACGGGCCCGACACGGTGCCGGTGGAGGGCATCAACTACACCGAGAACGTGGACGGGCGTGATCACCACAAGTACCTGTGGGGCAATGCCGCGTATGCGATGGCCCAGCGCATCACCCAGGCCTTCTCCCTCTACCAGTGGTGCGCCAACATCCGAGGCGTGGAGAGCGGCGGCATCGTCCAGGGACTGCCCACCTATACCTTCCGCACCGACGAGGGGGATATCGCCCAGAAGTGTCCCACCGAGGTGGCCATCACCGACCGGCGTGAGAAGGAATTGAGCGACCTGGGCTTCATCGCGCTCTGCCATTGCAAGGGCACCGACTACGCGGCCTTCTTCGGCTCGCGGACGGCCAACAAGCCGCGTCGCTACGACACGCCCGAGGCCAATGCCAACGCCGAGCTGTCCGCCCAGCTCCCCTACCTGATGGCCACCTCACGCTTCGCTCACTACCTCAAGGTCATCATGCGCGACAAGATCGGCGGCTTCTCCTCGAGCCAGGAGATCTCCACCTTCCTCAACCGGTGGATCAGCAATTACGTGCAGATCAACGACAACGCGTCGTTCTCCATCAAGGCCCGCCAGCCCCTGCGCGAGGCGCGGGTGGACGTCACCGACATCCCCGGCCGCCCCGGCTCCTACCGGGCCGTGGTGTTCCTCCGCCCCCACTTCCAGCTCAACGAGCTGACCGCCTCCATCCGACTGGTGGCCGATCTGCCCACCCCGGCCGCCTGA
- the tssK gene encoding type VI secretion system baseplate subunit TssK, translated as MTRAHDLPAAVQWHEGMLLAPQHFQQQDRRYEELLHYHLGLAMPFHWGVRQLQYDRSLLLAGTLRILELEAILPDGLIISHRANAREELQLSLGSLKGVDWQRPVRMHVAVACEQSGVPGPGRFVSTTSEPLVDESTGDMPLRIVQLQPRLELFANIPPAGYSALPLLEVRRNHESFSVEEYLPPLMAVPFDSPLGDRCDRITLRIRQKAASLVEALRARAAEPTQLAENQQLLRWIVAGLPAFEAVLRSGTPHPFGLYLALCTLAGHLAPLSESRIPPAFPAYEHRELLRSFESVLSFIEGTLEEGVSEAYTRVKLDPEGGGFSTRFLPSWMGRELVLEVQGGPNTTRQQLLGWVASCRIGSESRHRLMRETRTLGARRELVESRPGLVPRPHSLLFSLEANPTFIRPDERLLLENTLEQREVQTPSAISLLIRKEN; from the coding sequence ATGACTCGCGCTCATGATCTTCCCGCCGCCGTGCAGTGGCACGAAGGGATGCTGCTCGCCCCCCAGCACTTCCAACAACAGGACCGCCGCTACGAAGAGCTCCTCCATTACCATCTGGGTCTGGCCATGCCCTTCCACTGGGGCGTGCGCCAGCTCCAGTACGATCGTTCACTGCTCCTCGCGGGCACGCTTCGGATATTGGAGTTGGAGGCCATTCTTCCCGACGGGCTCATCATCTCCCACCGGGCGAACGCGCGAGAAGAGCTGCAGCTCTCGCTCGGTAGCCTGAAAGGTGTGGACTGGCAGCGTCCGGTGCGCATGCACGTGGCCGTTGCCTGCGAACAAAGTGGAGTCCCCGGCCCCGGCCGCTTCGTCTCCACCACGAGCGAGCCACTCGTCGACGAGAGCACCGGAGACATGCCCCTGCGCATTGTCCAGCTCCAACCACGGCTCGAGCTGTTCGCGAATATTCCCCCCGCCGGATACAGCGCACTCCCATTGCTCGAGGTCCGCCGCAACCACGAATCCTTCTCCGTGGAGGAGTACCTGCCCCCCCTGATGGCGGTGCCTTTCGACTCGCCACTCGGAGATCGGTGCGACCGGATCACCCTGCGCATCCGGCAGAAGGCCGCCAGTCTGGTGGAGGCACTCAGGGCCCGGGCAGCCGAGCCCACGCAGCTCGCCGAGAACCAGCAACTGCTGCGCTGGATCGTCGCCGGACTCCCGGCCTTCGAGGCCGTGCTTCGCTCGGGCACGCCCCACCCCTTTGGCCTCTACCTGGCGTTGTGCACACTGGCCGGCCACCTCGCCCCACTGAGCGAGAGCCGGATTCCGCCCGCCTTCCCGGCCTACGAACATCGGGAGCTCCTGCGCTCCTTCGAGTCGGTCCTCTCCTTCATCGAGGGCACACTGGAGGAAGGCGTCTCCGAGGCCTACACCCGCGTCAAGCTCGACCCCGAGGGGGGCGGCTTCTCCACGCGCTTCCTCCCGAGCTGGATGGGCCGCGAGCTGGTGCTCGAGGTTCAAGGTGGGCCCAACACCACCCGTCAGCAGCTCCTCGGGTGGGTGGCCAGTTGCCGCATCGGCTCGGAGAGCCGTCACCGGCTCATGCGTGAGACGCGCACGCTCGGGGCCCGCCGCGAGCTCGTCGAAAGCCGCCCGGGCCTGGTGCCCCGTCCCCACTCGCTCCTGTTCTCCCTCGAGGCCAACCCCACCTTCATCCGCCCCGATGAACGGCTGCTGCTCGAGAACACTCTCGAGCAGCGCGAGGTCCAGACCCCCTCCGCCATCTCCCTCCTCATCCGAAAGGAGAACTGA
- the tssF gene encoding type VI secretion system baseplate subunit TssF, whose product MGSSQDELLKAYQRELAWLRGAGAEFSASYDKLAPRLRLADGEVGDPHVERLIESFAFLTARVQLAFDSDLPEIGTSLLGQLAPHLVEPQPSMSIAYFKVDPDAGLSLAGTRIERGTPLLAEPRPGQVCRFRTCYPVTLWPLKVTEACLESPLAHKWLREQRNVSAVLRLRLETFNGARWQDLDIEHLRFFLDGPSEVAFRLYELLTGHIQSVALIPDGPPGRPHLLPAGSLRQLGFGPEEEVLPNPPHAHPGYRLLREYFAFPEKFLFTELSLSRECIQSAEKTLEVLLLLDDEPDEGLAVSPEMFRLGCTPIINLFPKLAEPLRMDQRRTEYPLVPDARRPREVELHSIVSVSASPDEKKRTRVVEPIFSWHHRERGSQPRAFWHARRQPTGDADARGSRVLLSFVDLDFNPRLPADQTLYAHTLCTNGSLPVQLATGAPLQVEQRAPVGSIRCLRRPTPPRLPPERGPTLWQLVSLLSLHHLSLSGGEQALEALEELLRLHDGSGGDVAEKQLQGLTKLECRPVVRQRGWDAWRGFCRGLELTLTFDESFYVGSSALLLGTVLSHFFGLYAAVDSFTQLVAKSEQREGTWMRWPPRTGDQPLL is encoded by the coding sequence ATGGGCTCTAGCCAGGACGAGCTGCTCAAGGCCTACCAACGGGAACTGGCCTGGCTGCGCGGGGCGGGGGCGGAATTCTCGGCCAGCTACGACAAGCTGGCCCCGCGGCTACGACTGGCGGATGGCGAGGTGGGGGATCCCCACGTGGAGCGGCTCATCGAGTCGTTCGCGTTCCTCACCGCGCGCGTCCAGCTCGCCTTCGACAGCGATCTGCCGGAGATTGGCACCAGCCTGCTGGGCCAACTGGCCCCTCATCTGGTGGAGCCGCAGCCCTCCATGTCGATCGCTTATTTCAAGGTGGATCCGGATGCAGGCCTGTCCCTGGCGGGCACCCGCATCGAGCGCGGTACGCCCCTGCTCGCCGAGCCTCGTCCGGGGCAGGTCTGCCGCTTTCGCACCTGCTACCCGGTCACACTCTGGCCGCTGAAGGTGACCGAGGCGTGCCTGGAGTCACCTCTTGCCCACAAGTGGCTGCGTGAGCAGCGGAACGTGTCGGCGGTGCTTCGGCTACGGCTGGAGACCTTCAACGGTGCCCGATGGCAGGATCTGGATATCGAGCACCTGCGGTTCTTCCTCGACGGGCCTTCGGAGGTGGCCTTCCGCCTCTACGAATTGCTCACCGGTCACATCCAGAGCGTGGCGCTCATACCCGATGGACCACCGGGCAGACCCCACCTTCTGCCTGCGGGAAGCTTGCGACAACTGGGCTTTGGCCCGGAGGAGGAGGTGCTGCCCAACCCGCCCCACGCCCACCCTGGCTACCGACTGCTGCGGGAGTACTTCGCCTTCCCGGAGAAGTTCCTCTTCACCGAGCTGTCGCTGAGCCGCGAGTGCATCCAATCCGCCGAGAAGACACTCGAGGTGCTCCTGCTCCTGGACGATGAGCCCGACGAGGGTCTCGCGGTCTCGCCGGAGATGTTCCGGCTGGGTTGCACGCCCATCATCAATCTCTTTCCCAAGCTGGCCGAGCCCCTGCGGATGGATCAGCGCCGCACCGAGTATCCGCTGGTGCCCGACGCCCGCCGCCCGAGGGAGGTGGAGCTGCACTCCATCGTCTCCGTCAGCGCGTCACCCGACGAGAAGAAGCGGACGCGTGTGGTGGAGCCCATCTTCTCCTGGCACCACCGTGAGCGAGGAAGCCAGCCACGCGCCTTCTGGCACGCACGGCGCCAGCCCACCGGTGACGCGGACGCGAGGGGCTCACGGGTACTGCTGTCCTTCGTGGATCTGGACTTCAACCCCCGGCTTCCAGCAGATCAGACGCTCTACGCACACACGCTGTGCACCAACGGCTCGCTGCCCGTGCAGCTCGCCACCGGCGCACCGCTGCAGGTGGAGCAGCGCGCTCCGGTGGGTTCCATCCGCTGCCTGCGCCGCCCCACACCGCCGCGCCTCCCTCCGGAGCGAGGCCCCACGCTCTGGCAGCTCGTCTCCCTGCTGTCCCTGCACCACCTGTCGCTCAGCGGAGGCGAGCAGGCGCTGGAGGCGCTCGAGGAGCTGCTGCGGCTGCATGACGGCTCCGGAGGCGATGTCGCCGAGAAACAGCTCCAGGGACTGACGAAGCTGGAGTGCCGGCCGGTGGTGAGACAACGCGGGTGGGATGCCTGGCGAGGCTTCTGCCGGGGCCTGGAGCTCACCCTCACCTTCGACGAGTCATTCTACGTGGGCAGCAGCGCCCTGCTGCTCGGGACGGTGCTCAGCCACTTCTTCGGCCTGTACGCCGCGGTGGATTCCTTTACCCAGCTCGTGGCGAAGAGCGAGCAACGGGAGGGCACATGGATGAGATGGCCACCCAGGACCGGCGACCAGCCCCTTCTGTAG
- the tssA gene encoding type VI secretion system protein TssA, which translates to MTDTTSASPPDLQSLLQPISPEAPSGRNLRYEPIYEHIREARREDDPSLPQGVWQVSLKRADWAQVSALCQQALARETKDLQLAVWLTEAWVMQQGFTGLRWGLNLSTALVEHFWDTLWPTLDDGDPEARLSLLKWLDDKLFIALGKQPLIRPPAPGAVTYGFADWQQILLREKQPGKQEDAKKKEQPDGTDPPPLTRERFMAAASQIPAPTFVALAQQLTDALEAISALEQALDTRLDQTSAALRRTRAVLGDIQALIALLKSNASHSLTDDPPEVTTEPGAPSPPLGPGQVPSVIRSRKEAYLLLGHAADYLLRTEPHSPVPYLVKRAMAWGQLSLDKLLEELVPDSSSVEALHTLLGMKQRE; encoded by the coding sequence ATGACGGATACGACTTCCGCCTCCCCGCCAGACCTGCAGTCGCTCCTGCAACCCATCTCCCCCGAGGCGCCCTCGGGGCGGAACCTTCGCTACGAGCCGATCTACGAGCACATTCGCGAGGCACGCCGCGAGGATGATCCCTCACTGCCTCAGGGCGTCTGGCAGGTCTCGCTCAAACGGGCCGACTGGGCGCAGGTGAGCGCGCTCTGCCAGCAGGCCCTGGCGCGTGAAACCAAGGACCTCCAGCTCGCCGTCTGGCTCACGGAGGCCTGGGTGATGCAGCAGGGGTTCACCGGCCTGCGGTGGGGGCTGAACCTGTCTACCGCGCTGGTGGAACACTTCTGGGACACACTCTGGCCCACTCTCGATGATGGCGATCCGGAGGCCCGCCTCTCCCTGCTGAAGTGGCTCGATGACAAACTTTTCATCGCGCTGGGCAAGCAGCCCCTCATCCGGCCACCCGCCCCCGGAGCCGTGACGTATGGCTTCGCGGATTGGCAGCAGATCCTCCTCCGGGAGAAACAACCCGGCAAGCAGGAGGATGCCAAGAAGAAGGAGCAACCGGATGGTACCGATCCTCCCCCGTTGACCCGGGAGCGGTTCATGGCCGCCGCCTCCCAGATACCCGCGCCCACCTTCGTCGCGCTCGCACAGCAGCTCACGGATGCGCTCGAGGCCATCTCCGCACTGGAACAGGCGCTCGATACGCGGCTGGACCAGACCTCCGCGGCCCTCCGCCGGACCCGCGCCGTCCTGGGTGACATCCAGGCACTGATTGCCCTGTTGAAAAGCAATGCCTCTCATTCCCTGACAGATGACCCACCGGAGGTCACCACCGAACCAGGGGCTCCGTCCCCGCCTCTCGGACCGGGGCAGGTCCCGAGCGTCATCCGTAGCCGGAAAGAGGCCTATCTACTCCTCGGGCACGCAGCGGACTACCTGCTGCGCACCGAGCCACACAGTCCCGTCCCCTACCTGGTCAAACGCGCCATGGCCTGGGGCCAGCTGTCTCTCGACAAACTCCTGGAGGAGCTCGTCCCCGACTCCTCCAGTGTGGAGGCACTCCACACACTGCTCGGCATGAAGCAGCGGGAGTGA
- a CDS encoding Hcp family type VI secretion system effector, whose translation MASSIYLKIDKISGASKNADFAGQIEVFSFSHGVSFPMTSGERSNEGDDRQGRSQHEAFTIVKKADDATPNLFLYCSSGEQVGKATISIQGNNKSKIFSFELDKVFITSVSISGSPGDDPMETVTLNYSSIKWTEGASNSTAWDLETNAKK comes from the coding sequence ATGGCATCCAGCATCTATCTCAAGATCGACAAGATCAGTGGCGCCTCCAAGAACGCTGATTTCGCGGGCCAGATCGAGGTGTTCTCTTTCAGCCACGGCGTCTCCTTCCCGATGACCAGCGGTGAGCGCTCCAACGAGGGCGATGACAGACAGGGCCGCAGCCAGCACGAGGCCTTCACCATCGTCAAGAAGGCAGACGACGCCACACCCAATCTCTTCCTGTACTGCAGCTCGGGCGAGCAGGTCGGAAAGGCCACCATCAGCATCCAGGGCAACAACAAGAGCAAGATCTTCTCCTTCGAGCTGGACAAGGTCTTCATCACCTCGGTGTCCATCAGTGGAAGCCCGGGGGACGATCCCATGGAGACGGTGACGCTCAACTACTCGTCCATCAAATGGACGGAGGGCGCCAGCAATTCGACGGCTTGGGACCTGGAAACGAACGCGAAGAAGTAA
- the tssE gene encoding type VI secretion system baseplate subunit TssE, producing the protein MRAAHQDGGVSTPLLDRLMDLKGATGEPFEPQDPEEALRASVRREVAHVLGTRCTLSVKEAESLEPGERSVLDYGLPDLWSLGSAPEDARRLERLITRAVEAYEPRLCQLQVSVRLPPSEEGAVVAVLTARLAPGLNLEPFSLPLRLDRSGRLVEVGDGL; encoded by the coding sequence ATGAGAGCCGCACACCAGGACGGCGGAGTCTCCACTCCACTGCTGGACAGGTTGATGGACCTGAAAGGGGCGACTGGCGAGCCCTTCGAGCCGCAGGACCCGGAGGAGGCGTTGCGCGCCTCGGTGAGGCGAGAGGTGGCCCATGTGCTGGGCACCCGCTGCACGCTCTCCGTCAAGGAGGCCGAGTCGCTCGAACCCGGCGAGCGATCCGTCCTGGACTATGGACTGCCGGACCTGTGGTCCCTCGGCTCGGCTCCAGAGGATGCCCGGCGCCTGGAGCGGCTCATCACCCGAGCGGTGGAGGCCTACGAGCCACGTCTGTGCCAGCTCCAGGTCTCCGTGAGGCTCCCTCCTTCCGAGGAGGGAGCCGTGGTGGCGGTGCTCACCGCCCGGCTCGCTCCGGGGCTCAACCTTGAACCCTTTTCCCTTCCGCTTCGGCTGGACCGGAGCGGACGGTTGGTGGAGGTGGGCGATGGGCTCTAG
- the tssB gene encoding type VI secretion system contractile sheath small subunit, producing the protein MPAKESIQHVLDRIRPPRVQITYDVEIGDAVEQKELPLVVGILADLAGQREGLPRLKERKFVEIDRDNFDKVMAAIKPRLKLSVEDKLRGGDNRMPVELEFESFDAFNPRQIVEKIEPLSKLLQSRERLVDLLAKLDGNDALMEQLRSALKDKASLQALASELNAKSNP; encoded by the coding sequence ATGCCCGCGAAAGAAAGCATTCAACACGTGCTGGACCGGATCCGCCCCCCTCGAGTGCAGATCACCTATGATGTGGAGATCGGAGACGCGGTGGAGCAGAAGGAGCTCCCACTGGTGGTCGGCATCCTGGCGGACCTGGCCGGTCAGCGCGAGGGGCTGCCCCGGTTGAAGGAACGCAAGTTCGTGGAGATCGACCGCGACAACTTCGACAAGGTGATGGCCGCCATCAAACCCCGATTGAAGCTGTCCGTGGAGGACAAGCTCCGCGGCGGCGACAACCGCATGCCCGTGGAGCTGGAATTCGAGAGCTTCGATGCGTTCAACCCACGCCAGATCGTCGAGAAGATCGAGCCCCTGAGCAAGCTCCTGCAATCGCGCGAACGGCTGGTGGACCTGCTGGCCAAGTTGGATGGCAATGACGCGCTGATGGAGCAACTGCGGTCCGCGTTGAAGGACAAGGCCAGCCTCCAGGCGCTCGCGTCCGAGCTGAACGCGAAGAGCAATCCCTGA
- a CDS encoding DotU family type IV/VI secretion system protein codes for MPIPDISPPSSESTPLLDKSRIVFTEILQLRQQLQAISTPTRFNSRFTPGPTVEELRRQLLHRVQEQTRIEGAPRGSLIERHLEECRYVLTSFADEMMVHTPWYGHEAWRENLLEDELFGTHVAGDRIFEEVERLLRERDPARAEIAAVYLMALALGFQGRYRGLGAEALLQDLQCQLYTLTWRRRPEPDTPARRLVPQSYEHTRDERTDRRFMRRWPWTTAIAAVLVSAFAAGGILVSSHAHRSSTSVTQESRP; via the coding sequence ATGCCAATTCCAGACATCTCTCCCCCCTCCTCCGAGAGCACGCCCCTCCTCGACAAGTCCCGTATCGTGTTCACGGAGATCCTTCAGCTGCGCCAGCAACTCCAGGCCATTTCCACCCCCACCCGCTTCAACAGCAGGTTCACACCGGGCCCCACCGTCGAGGAGCTCCGGCGGCAACTGCTCCATCGCGTTCAGGAGCAGACCCGCATCGAAGGGGCCCCGCGTGGCTCGCTCATCGAGCGCCATCTCGAGGAGTGCCGCTATGTGCTCACCTCCTTCGCCGACGAGATGATGGTTCACACGCCCTGGTACGGCCATGAAGCCTGGCGGGAGAACCTGCTGGAGGACGAGCTCTTCGGCACCCACGTCGCCGGGGACCGGATCTTCGAGGAAGTGGAACGCTTGTTGCGCGAGAGGGATCCGGCACGCGCGGAGATCGCGGCCGTGTACCTGATGGCGCTCGCACTCGGCTTCCAGGGCCGCTACCGGGGGCTCGGGGCCGAGGCCTTGCTGCAGGATCTGCAATGCCAGCTCTACACCCTGACCTGGCGGCGACGCCCCGAACCGGACACGCCCGCCCGCCGGCTGGTGCCCCAGTCCTACGAACACACCCGGGATGAGCGGACGGATCGACGCTTCATGCGCCGCTGGCCCTGGACCACCGCCATCGCCGCCGTGCTCGTGAGTGCGTTCGCCGCCGGAGGAATCCTCGTCAGCTCGCACGCCCACCGTTCTTCGACCTCCGTCACGCAGGAGTCCCGCCCATGA
- a CDS encoding type VI secretion system protein, with protein MTARHAPLDTTLHRMGATGRHRERRYQVPWLMVVGEPGSGRTSLAASIDLRRPYGSPTQKEMARDGWGVWLFEQGVVLDMPAMTEEPTEDWRSVIRRLRHLRGQRPIDGLMLAVPATELAGPKALDEVQLDRKAQRLFEKLQSLRGELGVRVPIYVVITQADAIPGFSAFCRTLPPRTRDEMLGWSSPYSPEEAYAPAWVDEAFQDIHRALSQMQLELLADGWGEPSDREDSFLFPTELRKLAEPVRRLLDVLFQSTPYTRPSMLRGLYFCGDPEADGASASGGKRASGLRSPAFVTHLVERKIFPESGLAGPDPEAARGNRRKIAMLQTVLAACVLLAVGGLGVTWAQLRPAKVATPVHPHPTQTVVSTPPPPEPRPPERPRAKAKPKPPRKTPRMARAPQPIQAPRAPSTPVWDDAPPPKVTRRTSAWDDAPPPRPGAATTSHGNPP; from the coding sequence ATGACCGCCCGACATGCACCTCTCGACACGACACTGCACCGGATGGGCGCGACCGGCCGCCACCGGGAGCGGCGCTACCAGGTCCCCTGGCTCATGGTGGTGGGCGAACCAGGCTCGGGGCGCACCTCACTGGCGGCGAGCATCGACCTGCGCCGCCCCTACGGCTCTCCCACCCAGAAGGAGATGGCGAGGGACGGCTGGGGTGTCTGGCTCTTCGAGCAGGGCGTCGTGCTCGACATGCCCGCCATGACCGAGGAGCCCACGGAAGATTGGCGCTCCGTCATCCGGCGCCTGCGGCACCTCCGCGGTCAGCGGCCCATCGATGGGCTGATGCTGGCCGTGCCCGCCACCGAGCTGGCCGGCCCCAAGGCACTGGACGAGGTCCAGCTCGATCGCAAGGCCCAGCGCCTCTTCGAGAAGTTGCAGTCCCTGCGAGGTGAGCTGGGCGTCCGCGTCCCCATCTACGTCGTCATCACCCAAGCGGACGCCATTCCCGGGTTCTCCGCCTTCTGCCGAACCCTGCCTCCGCGAACGCGGGACGAGATGCTCGGCTGGTCCAGTCCTTACTCTCCCGAGGAGGCCTACGCGCCCGCCTGGGTGGACGAGGCCTTCCAGGACATCCATCGGGCGCTGAGCCAGATGCAACTGGAGCTGCTCGCGGATGGGTGGGGAGAGCCCTCCGATCGCGAGGACTCCTTCCTCTTCCCCACCGAGCTGCGAAAGCTGGCCGAACCGGTACGGCGGCTGCTCGACGTCCTGTTCCAGTCCACGCCCTACACGCGGCCCTCGATGCTGCGGGGACTCTATTTCTGCGGAGACCCGGAGGCCGACGGAGCATCCGCGAGCGGCGGGAAACGAGCCTCCGGGCTGCGCTCTCCGGCGTTCGTCACCCACCTGGTGGAGCGCAAGATCTTCCCGGAGAGCGGCCTCGCCGGCCCGGATCCGGAGGCCGCGCGCGGCAACCGGCGGAAGATCGCGATGCTCCAAACCGTGCTCGCCGCCTGCGTGCTGCTGGCGGTGGGCGGCCTGGGGGTGACGTGGGCACAACTCCGTCCCGCCAAGGTGGCGACTCCGGTCCACCCCCACCCGACACAGACCGTGGTGAGCACACCTCCGCCACCGGAACCCAGGCCGCCGGAGCGGCCCCGGGCCAAGGCGAAACCCAAGCCTCCACGGAAGACCCCTCGAATGGCGCGTGCTCCCCAGCCCATCCAGGCGCCGCGAGCCCCGAGCACGCCTGTCTGGGATGACGCTCCGCCACCCAAGGTCACCCGGCGGACTTCTGCCTGGGATGACGCCCCACCCCCCCGGCCTGGAGCGGCCACCACCTCTCATGGGAACCCACCATGA